One region of Marispirochaeta aestuarii genomic DNA includes:
- a CDS encoding (2Fe-2S)-binding protein — protein sequence MRIQFMLNGSSETVDAEADTRLINVLRERYHLIGTHASCYSGECGSCIVLINGEIFHSCMTPLFRVRGMRVTTIEGFAKQHAYKEVLAGFREAGLSPCRFCAAGRILTTHALLEISPNPGEEEIAEYYRAVKCRCTDFRTYLKAVQYTGRLRRNRHRVS from the coding sequence ATGAGAATTCAGTTCATGTTGAACGGTAGTTCAGAAACCGTTGACGCCGAGGCTGACACCAGACTGATCAATGTGCTGCGGGAGCGTTACCACCTGATAGGGACCCATGCCAGCTGCTATTCCGGGGAGTGCGGCTCCTGTATAGTCCTGATAAACGGGGAGATATTCCACTCCTGTATGACTCCCCTCTTCCGGGTACGGGGAATGAGGGTTACCACCATCGAGGGTTTCGCCAAGCAGCACGCCTACAAGGAGGTCCTGGCAGGCTTTCGGGAAGCGGGGCTTTCACCATGCCGGTTCTGCGCCGCAGGCAGAATATTGACCACCCATGCCCTGCTGGAGATATCCCCGAACCCGGGAGAGGAAGAGATTGCCGAATACTATCGGGCCGTAAAGTGCCGCTGTACCGATTTTCGTACCTACCTGAAGGCGGTTCAATACACCGGCCGTCTGCGAAGGAACCGGCACCGTGTCAGTTAG
- a CDS encoding FAD binding domain-containing protein, with the protein MSVRKQRNTKVFSPTTLQDLLSYYRDHPGAVPFAGGTYLFLSKGPREGFGGELIDLGHVSELSQISRTERYMEIGPAVSISKIINTGRHVMPRSLYAALRNIGNAAVRNHATLGGNICARSHRLSTYPVLLLLDVRLELRRVGNTRWVNLNRFISGDEGPLLEPGELVTRIRIPFMDWDVEQFRQQERLFTPEHFIFCGVVRKQKDVISDLRTSFCIGNRLTIRTRNIEAELIGRKLPIPPEDGLEMGRMLHQQIERNHPEMDKFNVHRIRRSLNWFLQILNDSE; encoded by the coding sequence GTGTCAGTTAGAAAACAGAGGAACACAAAGGTATTCTCCCCGACGACCCTGCAGGACCTTCTTTCCTATTACCGGGACCACCCCGGGGCTGTTCCCTTTGCGGGGGGAACCTACCTGTTTCTGTCCAAAGGTCCGAGGGAAGGTTTCGGCGGTGAGCTTATCGATCTCGGCCACGTTTCCGAACTATCCCAGATCAGCCGTACCGAACGCTACATGGAAATCGGGCCTGCGGTCTCCATAAGCAAAATAATCAATACCGGGCGGCATGTCATGCCCAGATCCCTGTATGCCGCGCTGAGAAACATCGGTAACGCCGCGGTCCGCAACCACGCAACCCTGGGAGGCAACATCTGCGCCCGGAGTCACAGGCTTTCGACATATCCGGTCCTGCTGCTGCTGGATGTACGCCTGGAACTGCGTCGCGTCGGCAATACCCGCTGGGTAAACCTCAACCGCTTTATCAGCGGAGACGAAGGACCGCTCCTTGAGCCGGGAGAACTGGTAACAAGAATCCGTATCCCCTTTATGGACTGGGATGTGGAGCAGTTCCGTCAGCAGGAACGGCTCTTTACACCGGAGCATTTTATTTTCTGCGGGGTGGTCCGCAAACAGAAGGATGTGATCAGCGACCTGAGAACCAGCTTCTGCATCGGCAACCGCCTGACAATACGCACACGAAACATCGAGGCGGAACTCATCGGCAGGAAGCTTCCGATACCCCCGGAGGACGGACTCGAAATGGGGCGGATGCTTCACCAGCAGATCGAACGGAATCATCCGGAGATGGACAAATTCAACGTCCACCGCATACGGCGCAGCCTGAACTGGTTTCTCCAGATCCTCAACGATTCGGAGTAG
- a CDS encoding DUF4954 family protein: MTIRNPGPEEYRQLSPEEKKQLLANGNRVEDWSTFFVCDPFFPDLIRNTSFSGEIRIQGLHPERRSHDGRTLEVGICNSEIRDCRIGGQTVIRNLAYCANFNLGQGCILSDIQEIYTRPGAKFGCGIRNPGEEESSRRRISLINEAGDRGVPPFPGMTGSDAFLWSRYREDSELMRRLEEITDRSFSGSDRGEIGENTFIQGCRSLIDLRIGSFCRIRGADVLEDLSIDSSGDEPTSIGFGTILRRGITGPGCSILDGAMAEDFVLASHVTLTKGLRLSHCFVGDNSTIACCEVSNSLIFPFHEQHHNNSFLIASLLMGQSNLAAGATVGSNHNSRSADNELHAGRGFWPGLNVSLKHPSRFASFTLIAKGSYPSELDIPLPFSLVNNNEHDGCLDIIPAFWWNYNMYALVRNSRKYAARDRRIQPRQHLEFDFLAPDTAAEIRSALELLDQWDPTGEADNLEAPRGLVERSRRRVRILKAAAARQAYREMLLYYIASTLLPGLEEKGAGLIAGLPGDTDTADPLEWINMGGQLVPERKVDLLRDEIRSGNLAGWQDIHRRCEKWDKTYPAEKIRDAWACFLLLEGNIPDAPGWQRLFTAAEQIQEQIAGEVYKSRSKDFLDPFRTVNFQNEAEKTAVLGTIDGNEFVRQIRKESDVMIRRFRSVRQLLK; encoded by the coding sequence ATGACTATACGGAACCCTGGTCCGGAGGAATACCGGCAGCTCAGCCCGGAAGAGAAAAAGCAGCTCCTTGCCAACGGTAACAGGGTGGAAGACTGGAGCACCTTTTTTGTTTGCGATCCTTTTTTTCCCGACCTGATCAGAAACACCAGCTTCAGCGGAGAGATCAGGATACAGGGCCTCCATCCGGAAAGACGGAGTCATGACGGCAGGACGCTGGAGGTCGGAATCTGCAACAGCGAAATCCGCGACTGCCGCATCGGAGGGCAGACGGTAATCAGAAACCTGGCGTACTGCGCAAATTTCAACCTGGGGCAGGGATGCATCCTCTCGGATATACAGGAGATCTATACCCGCCCCGGAGCAAAATTCGGCTGCGGAATACGCAATCCCGGCGAGGAAGAATCCTCCCGTCGGCGCATCTCCCTGATCAACGAAGCCGGAGACCGCGGGGTACCGCCCTTCCCCGGAATGACGGGATCAGACGCCTTTCTCTGGTCCCGTTACCGGGAGGATTCAGAGCTGATGCGGCGCCTGGAAGAGATTACAGACCGCTCCTTCAGCGGATCAGACAGGGGAGAAATCGGCGAAAACACCTTTATCCAGGGCTGCCGCAGCCTGATCGATCTGCGAATCGGCAGCTTCTGCCGAATCAGGGGAGCGGATGTACTGGAGGACCTGAGCATTGATTCTTCCGGGGATGAGCCGACCAGCATAGGCTTCGGTACCATACTGCGAAGGGGTATTACCGGTCCCGGATGCAGCATTCTCGATGGAGCAATGGCGGAGGATTTCGTTCTGGCCTCCCATGTTACGCTCACAAAGGGGCTGCGTCTCTCCCACTGTTTTGTGGGAGACAACTCCACCATTGCCTGCTGCGAAGTCTCCAACAGCCTGATTTTTCCCTTTCACGAGCAGCACCACAACAACTCCTTCCTTATCGCATCCCTGCTCATGGGTCAGAGCAATCTGGCCGCCGGGGCAACCGTAGGATCGAATCACAACAGCCGGAGCGCCGACAACGAACTTCATGCGGGCAGGGGCTTCTGGCCCGGATTGAACGTCAGCCTGAAGCACCCCTCCAGATTCGCCTCCTTCACCCTGATCGCCAAGGGCAGCTATCCGTCGGAACTGGACATCCCCCTTCCCTTTTCCCTGGTGAACAACAACGAACATGACGGGTGCCTTGATATAATCCCCGCCTTCTGGTGGAACTACAACATGTATGCCCTGGTCCGGAACTCGCGAAAATATGCCGCCAGGGACAGGCGCATACAGCCCCGTCAGCACCTGGAGTTTGATTTTCTGGCCCCCGACACGGCCGCGGAAATCCGATCCGCCCTGGAACTTCTTGACCAGTGGGATCCGACGGGGGAAGCCGACAACCTGGAAGCTCCCCGGGGCCTGGTGGAACGATCCCGGCGGAGAGTCCGGATTCTGAAAGCCGCTGCGGCACGACAGGCCTACCGGGAAATGCTTCTCTATTACATCGCCAGCACCCTTCTGCCCGGTCTGGAAGAAAAAGGAGCCGGTTTGATCGCCGGGCTTCCCGGCGATACGGATACGGCGGATCCCCTGGAATGGATCAACATGGGAGGACAGCTGGTTCCGGAGCGGAAAGTCGACCTCCTGCGGGACGAGATCCGCAGCGGAAACCTGGCGGGATGGCAGGATATCCATCGTCGCTGTGAAAAGTGGGATAAGACCTATCCGGCGGAAAAAATACGGGACGCCTGGGCCTGCTTTCTTCTGCTCGAAGGGAATATCCCTGATGCCCCGGGATGGCAAAGACTCTTTACCGCGGCGGAACAGATTCAGGAGCAGATTGCCGGGGAGGTCTATAAAAGCCGCAGCAAAGATTTTCTCGACCCCTTCAGGACAGTAAACTTCCAGAACGAGGCAGAAAAAACCGCCGTTCTGGGCACGATTGACGGGAATGAGTTCGTACGGCAGATCCGGAAAGAGAGCGATGTCATGATCAGACGCTTCCGCTCGGTACGGCAGCTTCTGAAATAG
- a CDS encoding polysaccharide biosynthesis protein: MQKSGRTIYIVGAGFAGRKIAEEIKTKGTFGRLVAFLDDDPGKIGTKVDDIPVLGPIARISKIFETRPADEALIAIPGATNDQLTTIYEHLSSASFDRIRILPNLAQIIDGDAHLIQTREIAVEDLLGRTPVRIPLKETLSYLRDKRVLITGAGGSIGSELSRQLLSAGAERLYLFDNGENNVYEIEKELKILQEEGVGEKATLVPVVGDLKDREYTRFIIQRLKADIIFHCAAYKHVPMAESNPVEVIKNNVFGTLHLVEAVRESAVPRLVLISTDKAVEPRYVYGASKMISEELALARNNGDQHFMVVRFGNVLDSRGSIVPLFKKQILKGGPVTITDPRATRYFMTIPEAVSLVLKSGGLGTGGDLYVLDMGEPVPIRELAEQMIRFYGYEPGTDIPINYIGLRQGEKLSERLWAEGETGEATDFQRILRLRHRSRITGSLDDLIRDLKPVCFFDPLKPETFRDRRVLRSTLARHIPSFEVPDDEPRY; this comes from the coding sequence ATGCAAAAAAGCGGTAGAACCATATATATAGTGGGCGCAGGCTTCGCAGGCCGCAAAATCGCGGAAGAGATAAAGACCAAGGGAACCTTTGGCCGGCTTGTCGCCTTCCTGGACGATGATCCCGGGAAAATCGGCACCAAGGTTGATGATATCCCCGTTCTGGGCCCCATTGCCCGTATCAGCAAAATTTTTGAGACCCGTCCCGCGGATGAGGCCCTGATCGCAATTCCGGGAGCCACGAACGACCAGCTCACGACCATCTACGAACATCTCTCTTCCGCTTCCTTTGACCGCATCCGCATTCTTCCCAACCTGGCACAGATAATCGACGGCGACGCTCATCTGATACAGACCAGGGAGATTGCCGTGGAAGATCTTCTTGGACGCACACCCGTCCGTATTCCCCTTAAGGAGACCCTCAGTTACCTGCGGGACAAGCGGGTATTGATAACCGGTGCGGGGGGAAGCATCGGTTCGGAACTTTCCCGGCAGCTCCTGTCCGCGGGGGCGGAACGTCTCTACCTTTTCGACAACGGCGAGAACAACGTCTATGAGATTGAAAAGGAGCTGAAGATCCTCCAGGAAGAGGGAGTCGGAGAAAAGGCCACCCTGGTACCGGTGGTGGGAGACCTCAAGGACAGGGAATATACCCGCTTCATAATCCAGCGCCTCAAGGCGGACATTATTTTTCACTGTGCCGCCTACAAGCACGTTCCCATGGCGGAGAGCAATCCCGTAGAGGTAATCAAGAACAACGTTTTCGGGACCCTCCATCTGGTGGAGGCGGTGCGGGAAAGCGCTGTGCCCAGGCTGGTACTGATCTCCACCGACAAGGCGGTGGAACCCCGTTATGTATACGGCGCCTCCAAGATGATATCCGAAGAGCTCGCCCTCGCCAGGAACAACGGCGATCAGCACTTTATGGTTGTCCGTTTCGGAAACGTACTGGACAGCCGGGGAAGCATCGTGCCCCTCTTCAAGAAGCAGATTCTCAAAGGGGGACCGGTAACCATCACGGACCCCAGGGCAACCCGTTACTTCATGACGATCCCCGAAGCCGTCTCCCTGGTGCTGAAATCGGGAGGTCTGGGAACCGGAGGGGATCTCTACGTACTGGATATGGGAGAACCGGTACCCATACGGGAGCTGGCGGAGCAGATGATCCGTTTTTACGGGTACGAACCGGGAACGGATATTCCCATTAATTACATCGGCCTCCGGCAGGGGGAAAAACTGAGCGAACGACTGTGGGCGGAAGGTGAAACCGGGGAGGCCACCGATTTTCAGCGGATTCTGAGACTCAGGCATCGCAGCAGAATCACGGGCAGCCTGGATGATCTGATCCGTGACCTGAAGCCGGTCTGTTTCTTTGATCCCCTCAAGCCCGAAACCTTCCGTGACCGCCGGGTCCTCCGTTCCACCCTGGCGAGGCATATTCCAAGCTTCGAGGTCCCCGATGACGAACCCCGGTACTGA
- a CDS encoding DegT/DnrJ/EryC1/StrS family aminotransferase has product MTNPGTEFIPFALPSIGREEEEAVLKVLRSGWLTTGKETQAFEAEFASKVGSTCALALNSATAGLHLSLEALGIGPGDTVVTSPYTFTATAEVVRYLGAELVFSDITPGGFNIDPRILRETLRAAEKNGHRLKALIPVHIGGEACGMTELQSIAGEFGLAIVEDAAHAFPVRSDDGRWTGTSGDTGVYSFYATKTITTGEGGMVVTDNDKIAERIRTMRLHGIDRSIWDRYTSDRAQWAYSVVEAGYKYNMTDLAAALGRVQLEKAETFLARRKEIAAAYTEAFREMPELDIPRTSGDHAWHLYILKVSRDSRINRDNLIESLRRRGVGTSVHYIPLHLMPYYRDRYAFSPGDFPNAMDAYSRCLSLPIYPGMNDAQVDRVIQAVKNGCKAE; this is encoded by the coding sequence ATGACGAACCCCGGTACTGAGTTTATCCCCTTTGCCCTGCCCTCCATCGGCCGGGAAGAAGAGGAGGCGGTGCTGAAGGTCCTGCGCTCCGGCTGGCTTACCACCGGAAAAGAGACTCAGGCCTTCGAGGCGGAGTTCGCCTCGAAAGTGGGCAGCACCTGCGCCCTGGCCCTCAATTCCGCCACCGCGGGACTGCACCTCTCCCTGGAAGCCCTGGGTATCGGCCCCGGCGACACCGTGGTGACCAGTCCCTACACCTTTACCGCCACCGCCGAGGTTGTACGCTACCTGGGGGCGGAGCTCGTCTTTTCGGACATCACTCCCGGAGGCTTCAATATCGACCCCCGGATTCTGCGGGAAACCCTCCGTGCTGCAGAAAAAAACGGCCACAGACTCAAGGCCCTCATACCTGTGCATATCGGCGGCGAAGCCTGCGGGATGACGGAACTTCAAAGTATCGCCGGAGAGTTCGGCCTCGCCATTGTCGAAGACGCCGCCCACGCTTTTCCGGTCAGATCTGACGACGGCCGCTGGACAGGAACATCGGGAGATACCGGGGTATACTCCTTCTACGCAACCAAGACCATAACCACCGGCGAAGGCGGTATGGTTGTGACGGACAACGATAAAATCGCCGAACGCATACGTACCATGCGTCTCCATGGAATCGACCGCAGTATATGGGACCGCTACACCTCGGACAGGGCCCAGTGGGCCTACTCGGTGGTGGAAGCGGGGTACAAGTACAACATGACCGACCTGGCGGCGGCCCTGGGCAGGGTCCAGCTGGAAAAAGCGGAGACCTTTCTCGCCCGCAGAAAGGAGATTGCCGCAGCCTATACCGAAGCCTTCCGGGAGATGCCTGAACTGGATATACCCCGGACCTCCGGGGACCATGCCTGGCATCTCTACATCCTCAAGGTATCCCGGGATTCCCGGATAAACCGGGACAATCTGATTGAATCCCTGCGACGCCGGGGTGTCGGCACCTCCGTTCACTACATCCCCCTCCATCTGATGCCCTACTACCGGGACCGCTACGCCTTTTCTCCCGGAGACTTTCCCAATGCCATGGATGCCTATTCCCGCTGCCTGAGCCTGCCCATCTATCCGGGTATGAACGATGCCCAGGTTGACAGGGTGATACAGGCGGTCAAGAATGGTTGTAAAGCGGAATAA
- a CDS encoding outer membrane lipoprotein-sorting protein encodes MIKRIAAVAAAVMIPLSLFGLDGTEIARRAHDIEDGDTSHSAVQMDLIESDGEVKSRLIEEWGRDEGDLTSMVMVFRSPASVKDTRYLQIENENRDDDKWIYLPALKRVRRIASSEGDKSFMGSDATYDDMETREVERDHHELLREERFEKWDCHVVKAWAKDPEDSQYSYRITWFDTASFVPVKVEMYDKQETLLKVLSVEVLEQVQGYWTPLQTLMENVQTGHATRLTFKKIVYDEPLPDALFSTSFLETGRVR; translated from the coding sequence ATGATCAAAAGAATCGCAGCAGTTGCAGCAGCAGTAATGATCCCCTTGAGCCTCTTCGGGCTGGACGGTACAGAGATCGCCCGCCGGGCTCATGATATTGAGGATGGGGACACAAGTCACAGTGCGGTACAGATGGACCTTATCGAGAGTGACGGCGAAGTAAAAAGCCGGCTTATCGAGGAATGGGGCAGGGATGAGGGAGACCTGACATCCATGGTAATGGTCTTCCGAAGTCCCGCGTCAGTCAAGGATACCCGGTATCTGCAGATTGAGAACGAGAACAGGGACGATGATAAATGGATCTATCTGCCGGCCCTGAAGCGGGTGAGGCGTATCGCGTCTTCCGAAGGAGACAAATCCTTTATGGGTTCTGATGCGACCTACGACGACATGGAAACACGGGAAGTGGAGCGGGACCATCACGAGCTTCTGCGGGAAGAGCGCTTCGAGAAATGGGATTGCCATGTGGTCAAGGCCTGGGCCAAGGACCCTGAAGACAGCCAGTACTCCTACCGGATCACATGGTTCGATACAGCGAGTTTTGTTCCGGTAAAAGTCGAGATGTACGATAAGCAGGAGACGCTTCTCAAAGTGCTCAGTGTCGAGGTGCTGGAGCAGGTTCAGGGCTACTGGACTCCGCTGCAGACTCTGATGGAGAACGTCCAGACCGGTCACGCCACCAGGCTTACCTTCAAGAAGATTGTCTATGACGAGCCCCTGCCGGATGCGCTCTTTTCCACCTCTTTCCTGGAAACCGGACGCGTCCGCTAG
- a CDS encoding xanthine dehydrogenase family protein molybdopterin-binding subunit, which translates to MEQRRIQYIDDYFDSPMLHVSILRSQVERGKINLISYPDPPDGMLVLGAQDIPGENCIHLSSGKIPILAEGTIHYLGQPVLLIAGNNRQEMEEFAGYVSIDYRDITVLPSFENFFEKQIIKEHRLSRGNPEKVLKEAFQILEGSYYVDETLPWSLDAQGAFARYEEGRLVVYSSTQWLHHVRSTVAGVLDIRPTDVTVRRTAFSAQFDEKLWYPSFLAAYAALAAQVSGKSCKLILSANELLHHGPRGTPVAIEHRSAVDKNGDLAAIDVTVNLESGAFPVYSEEALQRASSAAAGNYNCKNVSVTTRLIETTRRPLDFSPGAGLAGCFFASETHASLIAEVSQTDPLNWKLRNLDEKESPLPELLTKVAAASDFSRKHAAYELAKKRRSSPEQENRPLRGIGIAGVYQGNGFFGRGEETERFKVTARLESEGDLYIFTSGLSGMHKTASLARRRAAEILGIPRSGVHIINDDTDRIPESGPSGLSRNITVVYRLVERCCEAIQKKRFRNPLPLEASRSFRLPAKGRWEESQLQGSPYAARSWAACVVELELDPILLEKSVRGVWVAVDCGEVLHRHRAESVLETGILHAVEGCTVNLQNLETSESPFHLPKLKDIPPVEISFNRGSRQKFSSGIGDLPYIMIPPAFTAALSQAAGVYFDRFPLPPRNIHQYMEGT; encoded by the coding sequence ATGGAACAACGGCGCATTCAGTACATAGACGACTACTTCGACTCCCCCATGCTCCATGTATCCATCCTGCGATCCCAGGTTGAACGGGGTAAAATCAACCTGATCAGCTACCCTGACCCCCCCGACGGAATGCTCGTGCTGGGGGCCCAGGATATTCCGGGAGAGAACTGTATCCACCTCTCCTCGGGAAAAATCCCCATTCTGGCGGAAGGAACAATCCACTACCTCGGCCAGCCGGTGCTCCTGATCGCCGGCAATAACCGGCAGGAGATGGAAGAGTTCGCCGGCTATGTAAGCATCGATTACCGGGACATTACGGTGCTGCCTTCTTTCGAGAACTTTTTCGAGAAACAGATCATCAAAGAGCATCGACTCAGCCGGGGAAACCCCGAAAAGGTTCTGAAGGAGGCCTTTCAGATCCTCGAGGGCAGTTATTATGTGGACGAAACCCTCCCCTGGTCCCTGGATGCCCAGGGAGCATTCGCCCGTTATGAAGAAGGACGCCTCGTGGTCTACTCGTCTACCCAGTGGCTGCACCATGTGCGATCAACGGTAGCCGGAGTTCTTGATATACGACCGACCGATGTTACCGTACGCCGCACCGCCTTCAGCGCCCAGTTTGACGAGAAACTCTGGTACCCCTCCTTTCTGGCGGCCTACGCGGCCCTGGCGGCACAGGTTTCCGGAAAAAGCTGCAAACTGATCCTCAGCGCCAATGAGCTCCTCCATCACGGTCCCCGGGGGACCCCGGTGGCCATAGAACATCGCTCCGCGGTGGACAAGAACGGCGACCTGGCTGCCATCGACGTGACGGTTAACCTTGAATCCGGGGCCTTCCCCGTCTATTCCGAAGAAGCCCTGCAGAGGGCTTCCTCGGCGGCGGCGGGAAACTACAACTGCAAAAACGTCTCCGTTACAACCCGGCTCATAGAAACAACCCGGCGCCCCCTGGACTTTTCTCCGGGAGCGGGTCTTGCGGGCTGTTTCTTTGCCTCCGAGACCCATGCCAGCCTGATAGCCGAGGTATCCCAGACGGATCCTCTCAACTGGAAGCTCCGGAACCTGGATGAAAAGGAGAGCCCTCTGCCGGAACTCCTCACCAAAGTCGCTGCGGCTTCGGATTTCAGCCGCAAACATGCCGCCTACGAGCTGGCGAAAAAACGGCGCAGCAGTCCCGAGCAGGAAAACCGTCCTCTCCGGGGAATCGGAATCGCCGGGGTCTATCAGGGGAACGGCTTCTTCGGACGGGGAGAAGAGACAGAACGCTTCAAAGTCACAGCCCGGCTGGAGTCGGAAGGAGACCTCTACATCTTTACCTCCGGCCTTTCGGGTATGCATAAAACAGCATCCCTCGCACGGCGCCGGGCGGCGGAAATCCTGGGGATTCCCCGGAGCGGGGTCCATATCATCAATGACGACACCGACCGCATTCCGGAGAGCGGGCCGTCGGGACTTTCCAGAAACATCACGGTGGTGTACCGGCTGGTGGAGCGATGCTGCGAGGCCATTCAGAAAAAACGCTTCCGGAACCCCCTGCCCCTAGAAGCCTCCAGGTCGTTCAGGCTACCCGCGAAAGGGCGCTGGGAGGAATCCCAGCTTCAGGGAAGTCCCTATGCCGCCAGAAGCTGGGCGGCCTGCGTGGTGGAACTGGAACTCGATCCCATACTGCTGGAAAAGAGCGTTCGGGGGGTCTGGGTGGCTGTGGACTGCGGCGAAGTTCTCCACCGCCACCGGGCCGAAAGCGTCCTGGAAACCGGCATCCTGCATGCTGTGGAAGGCTGCACGGTAAACCTGCAGAATCTGGAAACCTCGGAATCCCCATTTCATCTCCCGAAGCTCAAGGACATACCCCCGGTGGAAATCAGCTTCAACCGCGGTTCCCGGCAGAAGTTTTCCTCCGGTATCGGAGATCTGCCCTACATCATGATTCCCCCCGCATTCACCGCCGCCCTGAGTCAGGCGGCGGGGGTCTATTTTGACCGCTTTCCCCTTCCCCCAAGAAATATTCACCAGTATATGGAGGGGACATGA
- the loaP gene encoding antiterminator LoaP, translated as MEYFVLQVQTRGEARALKLARAAMRVAGLDEENYGRLLFPQRTLMIRRRGKTRKETTAIYPGYLFIEAEKLEPEVYWALRPVQGIYKFLKSNTNIEPLHGEDRRTLLHFLEHGETVAASKVRFDENNRIQVKEGPLKGLEGRIIKVDRRKRRAKVRLNMYEDSFMVDFGFELIETSSEEEK; from the coding sequence ATGGAGTATTTTGTACTGCAGGTTCAAACCCGGGGAGAAGCCAGGGCCCTCAAACTTGCCCGGGCGGCGATGCGCGTGGCGGGACTGGATGAAGAGAACTATGGACGTCTGCTTTTCCCTCAGCGAACCCTTATGATCCGACGGCGGGGAAAAACGCGGAAGGAAACCACCGCAATCTACCCGGGATATCTCTTCATTGAAGCTGAGAAGCTGGAACCGGAGGTCTACTGGGCCCTGCGGCCCGTTCAGGGGATTTACAAGTTTCTCAAGTCGAACACCAACATCGAACCCCTCCACGGGGAAGACCGCCGGACACTCCTCCATTTTCTCGAGCACGGGGAAACGGTTGCGGCGTCAAAGGTACGCTTTGATGAGAACAACCGGATACAGGTCAAGGAAGGCCCCCTGAAAGGCCTTGAAGGCAGAATTATCAAAGTGGACAGACGAAAACGAAGGGCGAAAGTCCGCTTGAATATGTACGAAGACTCTTTTATGGTAGATTTCGGTTTTGAACTGATCGAAACATCATCGGAAGAAGAAAAATAG